A single window of Hylaeus volcanicus isolate JK05 chromosome 8, UHH_iyHylVolc1.0_haploid, whole genome shotgun sequence DNA harbors:
- the LOC128881538 gene encoding syntaxin-1A-like isoform X2, producing MNNNKFGKGLIQDIHINISRNKKLQQVFDEVEEVRGLIQLIAENIYIAKDLHKDPLVQIDKDKKKELETRASTISQTLSRLHRKLGEMEKEVAIIDDSNLFNETDRPIHIRIKALQYATMLKSFSELIEDYSSSMLKYYDKCHSDLERKKKIVTYIPNEEQLDLEGLIDFEDVSVFTQNYLEESRNARQRLADTETRHNELIKLEKSIREILHMLIEIAIYIDIQGEQIKSVEYFAKRTASNVDGGRNDLKKAKEKSDKYRKRKYKCLIIIGIIIIVLLLVMIVTF from the exons ATGAATAACAATAAGTTCGGCAAGGGATTAATACAAGATATACACATCAACAtatctcgaaataaaaaactGCAGCAAGTATTTGATGAA GTTGAAGAAGTTCGTGGGTTAATTCAACTTATTGccgagaatatttatattgcgAAAGATTTACACAAAGATCCTTTAGTGCAGATAGATAAGG ataaaaagaaggaattgGAAACCCGCGCATCTACAATTTCACAAACGTTGTCTCGACTTCACCGAAAATTAGGAG aaatggaaaaggaaGTTGCTATCATTGATGATTCAAACCTATTCAATGAGACAGATAGGCCAATACATATTCGAATCAAAGCCTTACAATACGCGACCATGCTAAAATCGTTTTCCGAGCTTATAGAAGACTATAGCAGTTCTATGTTGAAATATTATGACAAATGCCATTCAGAtttagaaaggaaaaaaaaaatag TCACGTATATTCCAAACGAAGAACAACTTGATTTAGAAGGGCTAATTGATTTTGAAGATGTTTCGGTATTTACTCAAAAT TATTTAGAAGAAAGTAGAAATGCAAGACAACGGTTAGCGGATACAGAAACTAGACACAATGAATTAATAAAGCTCGAAAAATCTATAAGGGAAATTTTGCACATGCTTattgaaattgcaatttatatcGATATACAA ggagaacaaataaaaagtgtaGAATATTTTGCTAAAAGAACTGCGAGTAATGTTGATGGCGGTCGCAATGATCttaaaaaagcaaaagaaaaaagtgacAAATACAGAaag AGAAAATATAAGTGTCTTATTATAattggtataataattattgttcttTTACTGGTAATGATAGTCACCTTTTAA
- the LOC128881532 gene encoding condensin-2 complex subunit D3-like, giving the protein MESLKIFDDFKFSDLSEDWIQSVWDTEFMIYKEPPDEYLMFLESEDMRLLLHESYIAVKTWLAEDTNQNNSEHCSDISWSTLIILDVKVRALLTILGYVIKSGQEKDAERDSRQSCLYATNLYFILLAVPGSSAFNVFHPNLYQRAIETLKVNSELLQPQIKKRNKTMNLDDFNIKDESVHDITLSPNEREALIKNLDITICSLTIMIKSFWFKDYVQSLDVTINGLLEVTKVETDCVDFQYSNRQRGSIEVSLIKNAYLALQELCDSKHGAIKVTITIIAKYVLPRLLCSHMDTQIKSIVILRESTINFLKILLEVHEKEAKIAIITLIQHLMLHCPDRLEARQKQASILIKVVGICKQNILLEGFKNVILLSHHSKIPLRIFAQEIIGKLLIENFLMDCSMIDSLKFQAKKVFLAIVLSRCMDCSNMVRGKAMAIIAEFTESNNEVDKLIFQTMFKDSDPNKTFPSFDDIKDALCKDIDLLPGSNVLISMLTERIEDERAMIRRSTLQILKNLILMFPPLMNEMIPVISRRCRDTTLTVRRFAVQVLSQILQQFPDNSLLLDEWVQTVVPQIFDIEIKVQEKVLEYLQELLLNRIVDFSMCSDTAGSTLPWKILNTLTNMKMRRHLSKACNLWVKTGIITNSVVKNIQSHIGTKNNIGAWIFLAALAENMKLPNMNKYISNYREILEENDFYTSLVLQVLRYSWKSLDNEVLECLHVYIYKCIQEFKINFGLISVCLDIIHNIIQHLNPNKDSNSLESNMLNLIKISEKEITKGFKNESLAIEAAPNYLKAIFTLGHTTLLCTCKISPLILRILQGMLLEWDVLPEAIKEIQEIRASAVIILGQQAVRDREVAIEVVPIFGRLMRQETNLNSAVEIAVKINAAKALADICIRFTAIVEPYLSDMCVSMKDSSPQVREVIMVIFIQLLLEDYVKVKGPFFFHMLTMLSDSDNVIRELTIFLIEERLLTKNKTLISQQFLQSMYHYNNYESQHKICHHKMREKERKALTLPGKKNEDKRRTIYDFMLDHLDPPGKIKLLVKITSQIFGGICLDLVDVRKEEGACVLKDALYVISNDRLQPSSFHKHGDDDQQESEEPTVQAVTPATNAITIIVEGMKKHGLEVLLPILIKLIKKLSVLRSPLENDVKKLLVKTYSKYSKDQLINILNEYPELEKEVEQFKKQVGDISFEDEDSSEEGSLPCETNNQSKSTRNSESRMSELHPTIQLERISISRISKSTSLNPNLPLSPTSSIDSWHPISSTPILQPPSPSQPGPSTSTTLSNCSDFNTNTDYILKSRRPSILFQYTRKSNSSKHKTLEFMAQVQDDSESD; this is encoded by the exons ATGGAGtccttgaaaatatttgacgaTTTTAAATTCAGTGATTTAAGTGAAGATTGGATTCAATCCGTTTGGGATACAGAATTTATGATCTACAAGGAACCACCTGATGAGTACCTCATGTTTTTGGAGAGCGAAGACATGAGACTGCTTTTACATGAATCTTATATCGCTGTAAAAACCTGGCTGGCAGAAGACACAAACCAAAATAACTCTGAACATTGCTCCGATATATCTTGGAGTACATTGATAATTTTGGATGTAAAGGTGCGTGCTCTATTAACTATATTGGGTTACGTAATAAAGAGCGGTCAGGAGAAAGATGCTGAAAGAGACTCAAGGCAATCATGTCTATATGCaactaatttatatttcatactCTTGGCTGTTCCTGGTAGCAGCGcatttaatgtatttcatCCAAACTTGTATCAAAGAGCTATTGAAACACTGAAAGTAAACTCTGAGCTATTACAACCACAGAtcaaaaaaaggaacaaaacaATGAATTTAGATGACTTTAATATTAAGGATGAGTCGGTACACGACATTACCCTTTCACCCAATGAAAGAGAAgctttgataaaaaatttagatatAACTATTTGTAGTCTTACCATCATGATAAAATCATTTTGGTTTAAGGATTATGTGCAATCATTGGATGTTACTATTAATGGATTGCTTGAAGTCACAAAAGTAGAAACTGATTGTGTAGATTTTCAGTACAGTAATAGGCAAAGAGGTTCTATAGAAGTTTCATTGATAAAAAATGCTTATTTAGCTTTGCAAGAATTATGTGATAGTAAGCATGGAGCTATTAAAGTTACTATAACAATCATAGCAAAGTATGTTTTACCTCGTCTATTATGCAGTCATATGGACacacaaataaaatctatTGTAATTTTACGTGAATCTactataaattttttgaaaattttattggaagtACACGAGAAAGAAGCTAAAATAGCTATTATAACACTAATACAGCATTTGATGCTGCATTGTCCAGATAGACTTGAAGCTCGTCAAAAGCAAGCTAGTATATTGATAAAAGTCGTTggaatttgtaaacaaaacattttactAGAAGgctttaaaaatgtaatactaTTATCGCATCATAGTAAAATACCTCTCAGAATATTTGCTCaagaaataattggaaaattattgattgaaaactttttaatggATTGTAGCATGATAGACAGTCTAAAGTTTCAAgcaaaaaaagtatttcttgCAATTGTATTAAGTAGATGCATGGACTGTTCAAATATGGTGAGAGGAAAAGCCATGGCAATAATTGCAGAGTTCACAGAATCTAATAATGAAGtagacaaattaatatttcaaactatGTTCAAAGATTCTGAtccaaataaaacatttccaTCATTTGATGATATCAAGGATGCCCTGTGCAAAGATATTGACTTATTACCTGGttcaaatgttttaataagtATGCTAACAGAACGAATAGAGGATGAAAGAGCAATGATACGACGAAGTACCTTgcagattttgaaaaatttgattttaatgtttccaCCTCTAATGAATGAAATGATACCTGTAATTAGTCGTCGATGTAGAGATACAACATTAACCGTACGCCGATTTGCTGTGCAAGTTTTATCTCAAATTTTGCAACAGTTCCCGGATAATTCTCTACTTTTGGATGAGTGGGTACAAACTGTTGTTCcacaaatatttgatatagAAATCAAAGTACAAGAAAAGGTACTGGAATATTTACAAGAGTTACTGCTAAACAGAATAGTAGATTTTTCTATGTGTAGTGACACTGCAGGAAGTACTTTGCCATGGAAAATTCTGAATACATTAACTAACATGAAAATGCGAAGGCATTTATCGAAAGCTTGTAACCTATGGGTTAAAACTGGTATTATTACTAATTCTGTAGTCAAAAATATACAGTCTCATATCGGAACGAAAAATAACATAGGAGCTTGGATCTTTTTAGCTGCTCTGgcagaaaatatgaaattgccaaatatgaataaatatatatcgaattaCAGAGAAATTTTGGAAGAGAATGACTTTTATACAAGCTTAGTTCTGCAAGTTTTAAGATATTCATGGAAGTCCTTGGATAATGAAGTTTTGGAGTGtcttcatgtatatatttataaatgtatacaggAATTTAAAATCAACTTTGGTTTGATTAGTGTTTGCTTGGACATTATACACAATATAATACAGCATTTAAATCCTAATAAGGATAGTAATTCACTGGAGTCAAATATGCTAAATCTGATCAAGATTTCCGAGAAAGAAATTACTAAaggttttaaaaatgaaagccTGGCTATAGAAGCAGCACCTAACTATCTGAAAGCTATATTCACGTTAGGCCATACTACACTTTTGTGTACTTGTAAAATTTCACCATTAATATTACGCATTTTACAAGGGATGCTTCTAGAATGGGATGTCTTGCCAGAAGCAATAAAGGAAATACAAGAGATACGAGCATCGGCAGTTATTATTCTTGGTCAGCAAGCTGTAAGAGATCGCGAAGTTGCGATAGAAGTAGTTCCGATATTTGGTAGATTAATGAGACAGGAAACCAATCTGAATTCAGCTGTCGAAATTGCTGTGAAGATAAACGCAGCAAAGGCTTTAGCCGATATTTGTATTAGATTCACTGCAATAGTTGAACCCTATTTGTCAGATATGTGTGTTAGTATGAAGGATTCGAGTCCGCAAGTACGAGAAGTTATTATGGTGATATTTATTCAGCTGCTTCTCGAAGATTATGTAAAAGTTAAGggcccatttttttttcacatgtTGACAATGTTATCAGATTCGGACAACGTGATACGTGAATTAACCATTTTCTTAATAGAAGAAAGACTTTTAACAAAGAACAAAACATTGATATCACAACAGTTTTTACAAAGTATGTATCATTACAACAATTATGAATCCCAGCACAAAATTTGTCATCACAAAATGCGtgagaaggaaagaaaagcaTTAACACTTCCtgggaaaaaaaatgaagataaacGACGAACAATTTATGACTTTATGTTAGATCACTTGGATCCTCCAGGAAAGATAAAGTTACTTGTAAAAATAACTAGTCAAATATTCGGTGGAATTTGTCTTGATTTGGTTGATGTTAGGAAAGAGGAGGGAGCATGTGTTTTAAAGGATGCATTATATGTAATTAGTAATGATCGTTTGCAACCGTCATCATTTCACAAACATGGCGACGATGATCAACAAGAATCTGAAGAACCTACAGTTCAAGCAGTTACACCAGCTACTAATGCAATAACTATTATTGTTGAAGGAATGAAGAAACATGGTTTAGAAGTTTTATTGcctatattaataaaactgataAAGAAGTTATCAGTTCTAAGATCTCCATTggaaaatgatgtaaaaaaacttttggttAAAACATATTCAAAGTATAGCAAAGATCAATTGATTAATATACTAAATGAATACCCTGAATTGGAAAAAGAAGTGGAACAGTTCAAGAA gCAAGTGGGAGATATTAGTTTTGAGGATGAGGACTCTAGTGAAGAAGGAAGTTTGCCGTGTGAAACAAATAATCAGAGTAAATCTACCCGGAATTCAGAGTCAAGAATGTCTGAGTTACATCCTACAATTCAGCTAGaacgtatttcaatttctcgtaTTTCAAAAAGTACATCGTTAAATCCTAACCTACCACTTTCACCAACTAGTTCTATAGATAGTTGGCATCCTATATCTTCGACGCCAATTTTACAACCACCTTCACCTTCGCAACCTGGTCCAAGCACAAGTACAACGTTGTCTAATTGCTCTGATTTCAATACTAACACTgactatattttaaaaagtagaagaccttccattttatttcaatatacaaGGAAATCAAACAGTTCTAAACATAAAACGCTAGAATTTATGGCCCAAGTTCAAGATGACAGTGAGTCTGATTAG
- the LOC128881538 gene encoding syntaxin-1A-like isoform X1: MVRDRIAELHAAQMNNNKFGKGLIQDIHINISRNKKLQQVFDEVEEVRGLIQLIAENIYIAKDLHKDPLVQIDKDKKKELETRASTISQTLSRLHRKLGEMEKEVAIIDDSNLFNETDRPIHIRIKALQYATMLKSFSELIEDYSSSMLKYYDKCHSDLERKKKIVTYIPNEEQLDLEGLIDFEDVSVFTQNYLEESRNARQRLADTETRHNELIKLEKSIREILHMLIEIAIYIDIQGEQIKSVEYFAKRTASNVDGGRNDLKKAKEKSDKYRKRKYKCLIIIGIIIIVLLLVMIVTF; this comes from the exons ATGGTTCGCGATCGAATAGCGGAGTTACACGCC GCACAAATGAATAACAATAAGTTCGGCAAGGGATTAATACAAGATATACACATCAACAtatctcgaaataaaaaactGCAGCAAGTATTTGATGAA GTTGAAGAAGTTCGTGGGTTAATTCAACTTATTGccgagaatatttatattgcgAAAGATTTACACAAAGATCCTTTAGTGCAGATAGATAAGG ataaaaagaaggaattgGAAACCCGCGCATCTACAATTTCACAAACGTTGTCTCGACTTCACCGAAAATTAGGAG aaatggaaaaggaaGTTGCTATCATTGATGATTCAAACCTATTCAATGAGACAGATAGGCCAATACATATTCGAATCAAAGCCTTACAATACGCGACCATGCTAAAATCGTTTTCCGAGCTTATAGAAGACTATAGCAGTTCTATGTTGAAATATTATGACAAATGCCATTCAGAtttagaaaggaaaaaaaaaatag TCACGTATATTCCAAACGAAGAACAACTTGATTTAGAAGGGCTAATTGATTTTGAAGATGTTTCGGTATTTACTCAAAAT TATTTAGAAGAAAGTAGAAATGCAAGACAACGGTTAGCGGATACAGAAACTAGACACAATGAATTAATAAAGCTCGAAAAATCTATAAGGGAAATTTTGCACATGCTTattgaaattgcaatttatatcGATATACAA ggagaacaaataaaaagtgtaGAATATTTTGCTAAAAGAACTGCGAGTAATGTTGATGGCGGTCGCAATGATCttaaaaaagcaaaagaaaaaagtgacAAATACAGAaag AGAAAATATAAGTGTCTTATTATAattggtataataattattgttcttTTACTGGTAATGATAGTCACCTTTTAA
- the LOC128881536 gene encoding lymphokine-activated killer T-cell-originated protein kinase, translating to MAEFKTPTTNRYRSRVQDNAELQTPIKIPASPFLEQIGYGCGVSVFSLERSPKVGFARSPWAIKKRNYKIQEHEKYNERIRLEAEILRKLNHPNIIGFRGLTEVANGEPCLAMEKLDTSLGDMIEQRLDAGEDSFPAKDILKIANEIVKGLEYLHHTAHILHGDVKSHNVLLSKDYKTVKLCDFGVSVPLKESLEIDTSKGNFKYVGTECWSAPEIINEDGPVTNKADIWAYGLVIWEMIALSTPHLGDLESENSSFDESMTDLETTKDDEHSINMDDSIVFLKEMISSKYGTRPPLPAINLGKEYEKVLELYFACTTSDHNLRPSAKGICKYFENYICKKSK from the exons atggctGAGTTTAAAACACCGACGACAAACAGGTACAGAAGCAGAGTCCAGGATAACGCGGAACTGCAAACGCCTATTAAAATACCGGCGTCGCCATTTCTCGAACAGATAGGTTACGGATGTG GTGTTTCTGTGTTTAGTTTGGAACGATCACCGAAGGTTGGTTTTGCTCGATCGCCATGGGCaataaagaaaaggaattacaaaattcaggAACACGAAAAGTACAATGAACGCATTCGACTCGAAGCAGAAATACTTCGTAAACTAAATCATCCGAACATTATCGGTTTTCGTGGACTCACCGAAGTTGCGAACGGTGAACCATGCTTAGCAATGGAGAAATTGGACACTTCTTTAG gTGATATGATCGAACAGAGACTTGATGCTGGCGAAGACTCGTTTCCTGCCaaagacattttaaaaattgctaacGAAATTGTAAAAGGATTGGAATATTTACATCATACCGCTCATATTTTACATGGCGATGTAAAAAGCCATAATGTGTTGCTTTCCAAAGATTACAAAACTGTTAAACTTTGTGATTTTGGAGTGTCTGTCCCGCTTAAGGAATCTTTAGAAATTGACACGtcaaaaggaaattttaagtATGTAGGGACTGAGTGTTGGAGTGCacctgaaataataaatg AGGATGGTCCAGTTACAAATAAGGCAGATATTTGGGCGTACGGTCTTGTGATTTGGGAAATGATTGCTTTGTCTACACCGCATCTAGGAGATCTAGAAAGTGAGAATTCTTCATTTGATGAATCAATGACAGACTTAGAAACAACAAAGGATGATGAACACAGTATCAATATGGATGATAGCATTGTATTCCTTAAGGAAATGATCAGTTCTAAGTATG gTACTCGTCCTCCATTACCAGCCATTAACCTAGggaaagaatatgaaaaagtaCTCGAGTTATATTTTGCATGCACTACTTCAGATCACAATCTTAGGCCAAGTGCTAAaggtatttgtaaatatttcgaaaattatatctgtaaaaagtctaaatga